TTCTATGTGTAGTTTACCATATGGAGGGACAGAAATGATTCCAAAATTAGAGGAATATAAAGAACGTTGGCAAATCGAAAGCGATCAATCGATCAAACCCGGGTTGACGGCAATTGAGGAAGCATTGACTTTAATTGGAAATCCTGAAAAATCATTAAAAGTTATTCATGTCACAGGAACGAACGGGAAAGGCTCTACGATTCGATTTATGGAAGCTATCTTAGAAGAGCATGGATATTCTACAGGCGTTTTTTCCTCACCTGCGCTCATTGATATTCATGATCAAATTCGACTTAATGGGAGTCCGATATCGCCTGAGGTATTAGAAACATCTTTTCAAACAATGAAAGAAGCAGGGCTGAGCGGTAAATTAACAGATTTTGAGTTGCTAACCGTGGCAGCGTTTGTGACATTCCAAAAAAAAGCACCAGATTATGTATTAGTTGAAACAGGAATGGGCGGGTTATTAGATAGCACAAATATCGTGCAACCAACTGTATCCGTTATTACATCAGTTGCACTCGATCATGGGTCATTTCTTGGGGAATCGATTCAAGAAGTGGCGAAACATAAAGCTGGAATCATTAAAAAGGACGTACCAGTCGTCGTAGGTACATTGCCGGAGGAAGCACTGAAAATTGTTTGTAAAACAGCGGAACAAAAGAATGCACAGTTAAAAATTTATGGGGAACATTTTTCTGTAGTGGAAAAGCGAGTTGAAATCTTTGAAGGAGCGAAATCTTTTTCGATACCTAAGCGTAAAATGAAAGGGGCACACCAAAAACTAAATATGGCGGTTGCGATTGAAACATTATCCATAGCTGGCGTAAAGCTTCACGAACAAAAATTGCAGGTGGCAGTTGCTACAGCACAACTGCATTATCGCTTTCAAGAAGTCTTCCCAGGGGTCATTTTCGATGGTGCCCATAATCCAGCTGCTGCTGCGGCTTTGGCGCAAACAATTCAAAGTGAGTTTCCTGGTGAAAAGGTTGATTTTTTTATCGGCATGCTACAAGGAAAAGATATCGAAGGTACATTGAATGAACTTATCCCAGTTGCAGAATCATTTACTTTCTTAACTTTTGATCATTCTGATGCTGCGACAGGACAAAGACTTCTAGCGAAATGTCATCATCCAAGGAAAAGCGTGACAACCATTAATGTTGGGTCTATAATGCTAGGTGGTGCATCTGAAAATAAGAAAATAGTCACTGGTTCGCTTTACTTGCTTTCAGGATTAAAGTATATGGTATAATTATCCTTTTAGTAGCTTTTTATATAATTATATGACAAAATCGTTTGTATTCATTAGGATCTCGATGTTGGTAGAAATAGAGAAAATAGGTCGAGGGGGTGGAGCATAAGGTTGATGTTACTCAATAAATATACTGTGATTTTGTTTGTTTCTTGGTTGCTTATTGTTCCAACTAGCTTGACCTATATGTTGTTAACGCATGATTCTCAAGTGATTGAATGGCCATATCTGTTATTATTTGCAGTTTTTGGGGTTCTTACTTTAGTGTATCCAATTAAAATAAACGGAAAGTCTCTTAATCTAGTCTCATGGGTCACAATCCCAGCGTTTTTAATATACGGCTTATTATTTGAACTCTTACTGATGCAAATTTCTATTCTCGGAACCGCATTCTTTAAAAAAGAACAATCCGAAACAGCGGATCGATTTTTTTTGAATTCGCTTTTATTTTTTGTGTTATCAATCCTCTCAGCACAAGCCTTTTATTTTGTAAGTGGTGAAATCGGTTCTGTTGATTTTTGGCCAATCGTTCTTTCGGTTGCCGTTTACCAACTTGTGCATAGAGGTTTATACATTGTAGTTAAAATAGCTTATACTTACTTTAAAAAAGGTAAACTAAATGAATTCACAAAAGACGTATTACTAGAGAATGCATTAGTCATTTGTATCATTCCATTTGCACTTACAATTTATTTTTTAATCAAGATTATTGGAATTGGCGCGTTTGTTTTATTAGGGATTCCTTTTTTCTTTATGATTTCTATTCATAGGCTGTATAACAATACAGAAAGAATAAATCATGATTTACAGTTAGCAGTTGACATCGGCCAAGGGCTCTCCAATCATCTGAATGAAGAAAAAGTAATCAATCAGTTTGTTGAAAAAGTAGCGAAAATGTTTAATGCAGAATTCACCTACTTATTCGACCATCATGATGGATGGTTAGAACTTATTCGCTCTTATGAGCATGGGGCGTTCATGGATATTCAAATGAATCAGCTTTCCGTTGGTGAAGGAATAGCAGGGATGGTGCTGAAAGATAATCGACCTGCCATTTTTGCGAAAAGAAAAGATTGGATAACATCATCAAGTGATTACGCACCAGATGAGATGCAAAGTGTCATTACGATTCCGATTTCTCGGAATCAAGAAATTGTCGGGGTATTATTTATTGCATCGATAAAACGAGATGCTTTCAATGAATATCAATTAAAAATATTAGATATATTATGTTCCTATTTTACTGTTTCAATTGAGAAGGTAAGAAACATAGAGGAAACTGTGCGGAAAAGCGAGCGTTGTGGCCTGACGAAGCTATATAATTATGCTTATTTAAAGGAGCGGCTCGATTTTGAAGGGATGAGAACGCAACAAGGCAATTTACATGAACTCGCGGTCGTTATTTTAGATATCGATCATTTCAAAAAAGTGAATGACTCTTATGGACATCAAAGTGGAAATGATATTTTAAGTGAATTGGCAATACTGCTTGAAAATCATGTACCGAAAAATGGAATTGTTGGCCGATATGGTGGAGAAGAATTCATCTATGTATTACCGGATATGCGTAAAAAAGAGGCCAATCGCTTTGCTGAGAATTTGCGTGAAGTGATCGCATCTCATCGATTTCAAATCGCTTCTAACTTGAATGATTCAGCAAAATCAATTGAGGTAAACATTACTGTTAGTATTGGTGTTGCAGCACTTCCGAATGATACGGATGATGTTAAAAACTTAGTGCGTTATGCTGACCGGGCGCTTTACCTTGGTGCAAAACGGGCGGGGCGTAACCGGGTTGCTGTGTATGGAAAATCGTAGGAAGGAGAGAAGGGAAATGGCTGTTTCAAAAAAGCAACAAGTACTCATGGGCTTACTTTGGGTTGTCATTTTTCCCCTCGTATCCTATATTTCCTATAGCTCATTTCTAATCAATAAGATTAACTGGACTAACCTTATATTGTTATTTGCATTGCTGCTTATCATGATGTTATTACCGATAAAGTTTCGAAATGTAAGCGTCTCCTTTGAAAGATGGATTACGTTTACAATCTTTTTTCAATACGGACTGTTTGTTGAATTTGTATTTATTCAAGCTGCAATGTTTTTTCTATTATTTGCTGAAAAGAGTTCGTTGCCGATAAATCATAAATTTTTTGTGAACTCCATCATTTTTTCAATTACTTCGTTCGTAAGTGCGTATATTTTTTATGCATCTGGTGGAACTATTGATGCCTTGAAATTTAAAGAAACGATTATGTATGCGCTTTTATACGCGGTGATTTACACCATTGTGAATAATCTTTTACTGAAAATTTACTTTGCTTTAAACAAACGAACCTATTCACTCTATTCTAAAGAAGCTACTTGGGATTATATGTTAACGCTCATCATGATTCCGTTTAGTATTTCGCATTATTTTTTAGATAACCATTTTGGTAACCAATCATTGTTACTGATTGGTATTCCTATACTAATCGTGCTCTTAACGATTCGAATGTACACGAATTCAAACTCATTGTACGATCAACTATCATCTGCGGCGGAAATCGGCCATGAACTTGCCGATCAATTATTATTCGACGAAGTGATTCAAACTTTTCTAGAAAAACTAAAAGACGTGGTTCCATACCATCAAGCATATATTGTCGATTTTAGAAGCGAACGCTCACTATTTCCGTTAATGGGTTATGAGCATGGGAAAATTACGAAGCATGTAAAAGAAATCGTTTTTTTAGAAGAAAAGACGGAAGATGATGGTTTGAATATGGAGCATATACGCATTTATACTAATAAAAAAGAGATGCAAGGCTTACAGACGATTCAATTTTCGGATGAAGTCGAGACAGTCCTGACTGCGCCTATAATTCGAAACAAGATAACTGAAGGCTTTTTAATCATTACATCGAAGAACAGAAATGCTTGTAGTACATCATTTATAGACATGATTGAAATATTAACTGGCTATTTTGCAGTTTCATTAGAGAAGGCGAGATATTTTGAAAATAAACTTCGAAAATCTGAACGATGCGGATTAACAAAGCTTCATAATTATCGTTATTTAGACCGTAAATTGGATGAAAATGTCGTCTCTTTTCATTTGCAAAAAATGGAAGAATTATCATTGATCATTTTAGATATTGATTACTTTAAAAAGATTAATGATCAGTATGGACATGAAAGTGGTAATCAGATTTTACTAAAATTGGCTAATCTATTAAGAACCTATCAATCAGAACAAGATATTATTGCGAGGTATGGCGGGGAGGAATTTGTATTCATTCTCCCGAATTGTTCAAAACGTGAGGCACTAAAAATCGCAGAAAAGATGCGAAAGGAAGTTGCACAAACTGCATTTGAAATACGGCCAGATTTATCCTCAAATACAGAAGTAATTAAAATTAATATTACGATCAGTCTCGGCGTTGCATCGATTCCAAATGATGCACTTTCTGCAAGAGAAATTATGAGGAAAGCAGATCGTGCCTTATATATTTACGCTAAACAAGCAGGACGTAATAAAGTTGGCGTACTTGAAAATCAGAGAAATTATGAACGCACAAAAACACAAACATTACCAATCGTGTAATGTTTGTGTTTTTTGCGTACTGAAAAACGTAAAGTGTCGAAAGTATGAAGTGCGAGCGGTTGAATTGCGAATTCAATCAAAAATATGTTGATTGTCCTATTTTGCTCATGTAAAATTAAGATAATAGTATGATGATATTTTTTATTGGTAATGTAAATGTGAAAAGATGTTTAAATGTGGTCATAAATACCTATATTGCGTGGGTGTAAAGGGTGAGGAAAGTGCGGTTGAAATTTATTTTATCTGGAATAATTGGTTTTGTACTGATTTTATTTTTATTCCCACTATTGATTAATACGAAAGCTTCAGCAGAAAATAAAAACACTTCGACAACAATCGCTGGAATTCCCATTTCTGCAGACAAAGCGTCATCAATTCAAGGGGAAGTTGCAGCAGCAATAAACGAATGGAAAATGCAACCGCTAATTGTTAAAGGGGAAACAGCAATCATTGAGATTGATCCCAAACACATTGAATTTGCTATAACAAATGCTGTTGACGCATATATTCAAGCCGTGAAGACGCCGTGGTATAAACCATGGTCCAAAGAAATCGCAACGG
This window of the Sporosarcina pasteurii genome carries:
- a CDS encoding folylpolyglutamate synthase/dihydrofolate synthase family protein, which codes for MIPKLEEYKERWQIESDQSIKPGLTAIEEALTLIGNPEKSLKVIHVTGTNGKGSTIRFMEAILEEHGYSTGVFSSPALIDIHDQIRLNGSPISPEVLETSFQTMKEAGLSGKLTDFELLTVAAFVTFQKKAPDYVLVETGMGGLLDSTNIVQPTVSVITSVALDHGSFLGESIQEVAKHKAGIIKKDVPVVVGTLPEEALKIVCKTAEQKNAQLKIYGEHFSVVEKRVEIFEGAKSFSIPKRKMKGAHQKLNMAVAIETLSIAGVKLHEQKLQVAVATAQLHYRFQEVFPGVIFDGAHNPAAAAALAQTIQSEFPGEKVDFFIGMLQGKDIEGTLNELIPVAESFTFLTFDHSDAATGQRLLAKCHHPRKSVTTINVGSIMLGGASENKKIVTGSLYLLSGLKYMV
- a CDS encoding sensor domain-containing diguanylate cyclase is translated as MAVSKKQQVLMGLLWVVIFPLVSYISYSSFLINKINWTNLILLFALLLIMMLLPIKFRNVSVSFERWITFTIFFQYGLFVEFVFIQAAMFFLLFAEKSSLPINHKFFVNSIIFSITSFVSAYIFYASGGTIDALKFKETIMYALLYAVIYTIVNNLLLKIYFALNKRTYSLYSKEATWDYMLTLIMIPFSISHYFLDNHFGNQSLLLIGIPILIVLLTIRMYTNSNSLYDQLSSAAEIGHELADQLLFDEVIQTFLEKLKDVVPYHQAYIVDFRSERSLFPLMGYEHGKITKHVKEIVFLEEKTEDDGLNMEHIRIYTNKKEMQGLQTIQFSDEVETVLTAPIIRNKITEGFLIITSKNRNACSTSFIDMIEILTGYFAVSLEKARYFENKLRKSERCGLTKLHNYRYLDRKLDENVVSFHLQKMEELSLIILDIDYFKKINDQYGHESGNQILLKLANLLRTYQSEQDIIARYGGEEFVFILPNCSKREALKIAEKMRKEVAQTAFEIRPDLSSNTEVIKINITISLGVASIPNDALSAREIMRKADRALYIYAKQAGRNKVGVLENQRNYERTKTQTLPIV
- a CDS encoding sensor domain-containing diguanylate cyclase; translation: MLLNKYTVILFVSWLLIVPTSLTYMLLTHDSQVIEWPYLLLFAVFGVLTLVYPIKINGKSLNLVSWVTIPAFLIYGLLFELLLMQISILGTAFFKKEQSETADRFFLNSLLFFVLSILSAQAFYFVSGEIGSVDFWPIVLSVAVYQLVHRGLYIVVKIAYTYFKKGKLNEFTKDVLLENALVICIIPFALTIYFLIKIIGIGAFVLLGIPFFFMISIHRLYNNTERINHDLQLAVDIGQGLSNHLNEEKVINQFVEKVAKMFNAEFTYLFDHHDGWLELIRSYEHGAFMDIQMNQLSVGEGIAGMVLKDNRPAIFAKRKDWITSSSDYAPDEMQSVITIPISRNQEIVGVLFIASIKRDAFNEYQLKILDILCSYFTVSIEKVRNIEETVRKSERCGLTKLYNYAYLKERLDFEGMRTQQGNLHELAVVILDIDHFKKVNDSYGHQSGNDILSELAILLENHVPKNGIVGRYGGEEFIYVLPDMRKKEANRFAENLREVIASHRFQIASNLNDSAKSIEVNITVSIGVAALPNDTDDVKNLVRYADRALYLGAKRAGRNRVAVYGKS